The genomic DNA CTACCTTAAATCCACGCTCTATCAGTGTTTTTGCGATTTTGCTTATGAGCGTTGTTTTGCCACTTCCACTTTTTCCAGATACTGCTACGGCTAATCTTTTGATAGGTTTTCCTTGATAAATTTAGGCTGTATTTTAGCCAAAGATTTCTTAAAATATAAATTTAAGGCGTTTAAATGCTCTTTAAAAACTCTACCACGTTTTTTGCGTCTTCACTTGGAGAGGCGACGAAATCAAATCTTTTTATCAAATTTCCGTCCTTAAAAATCAGCGTCTGGCGGTGATAAAATTTTTTGCCATCAAGTATGCTAAAAGTTTTTAGATTTAGCTCGTTTTCTAGCTCGAAATTTGGATCGCTTACAAACTCAAAACCAAGCCCCAAAGAGTCTTTAAACTCACTTATAGCATCGCTATTTTGCGAGCTTATAGCTATAAGCTTGAAGCCTAGATTTTCTATCAAATTTAAGCTTTTTTGATAAGCGTTACACTGGTTTGTACATCCCGTAAGCCCAGCCAAATTTTTAAGCTCATCAGGCAAAAATTCCCTACTCTTCCCCATTTTTGGATAGGTAAAGACTATACAATTTTTCGGTAAGGTTAGCATATAAATCCTTATATTTTATTTGGCTAATTCTATACTAAATTTGCTTAGAGTTTGATACAACAATGTATAAGCAATATATCTGTATAATACACTCTTAATTCAAATTTGGTGGTGCTATGCTAAGACATTTTTTTACAAATAGCTTTGGGATTTTGGTATCGCGTGTGCTTGGTTTGCTTCGTGATTTGCTTACTGCAAACGCTCTTGGAGCAAGCATTTGGAGCGATATATTTTTTGTAGCGTTCAAGCTTCCAAATCTCTTTCGCAGACTTTTTGGCGAGGGGGCTTTTACTCAAGCATTTTTGCCAAATTTCGTAAAAGTGAGCAAAAAGGGTCTATTTTTAGCCGAAATTTTCTTAAAATTTAGCGGATTTATGCTAGCTCTTAGCCTTGTTGTGATGCTCTTTGCTCCACTTGTCACAAAGCTTTTGGCTTATGGATTTAGCCCTGAGACTATCACCCTAGCAGTGCCTTTGGTGCGGATAAATTTTTGGTATTTGCTTTGCATATTTGTGGTCACGCTTTTTGCTTCAGTTTTGCAGTACAAAAACCACTTCGCCACCACTGCTTTTAGCACTGCTTTGCTAAATATCGCCATGATTACAGCTCTTCTTATAGCTTGTAACCAGCCGCCAAATTTAGCCGCATTATACCTTAGCTGGGGCGTCGTAGCTGGTGGAGTGCTGCAAGTACTAGCCCACATAATCACTCTTAAAAAATTAAATTTACTAAGGCTTCTAAGCCTTGGGCTGGCTAAATTTAGCCGTGGCAAGCGAGCTTCTAGCAAAGGCTTTTGGGGTAACTTTTGGGCTGGAGTTGTAGGAAGCAGTGCAAATCAGCTAAGTGATTTTATAAGCACATTTATAGCGAGTTTTTTGATGGTCGGAAGTATTAGTTATTTGTACTACGCAAACCGAATTTTTCAGCTTCCTTTAGCACTTTTCGCAATCGCTCTAAGCACGGCGATTTTTCCCAAAATCTCCAAACAAATCAAAGCCGCAAATTTAGCAAACGCAGCCATTTTGCTCTCAAAAGGCTTTCATGTTTTGTTTTTCTTGCTTTTGTTTTCGACTATTGGCGGCGTGATTTTGGCTAAGGAGATAATCTGGCTGATTTTTGAAAGGGGTGCTTTTGATACTAGCAACACCATTGAGACTGCAAACGTCCTAAAAATGTATATGCTAGGCCTACTTCCTTATGGGCTTTACAAGCTATTTTCGCTTTGGCTTTATGCAAATATGAAACAAAAACTAGCCGCCAAAATCTCTATTTATTCTTTAGTTTTAAACACAATTTTAAGCCTTGTTTTATTTAAGCCATTTGGCGCGATGGGACTAGCTCTAGCTGGGTCGATTTCTGGGCTGTTTTTGCTAATTTATGCCGTTTGCATTTTTGGATTTAGAAATTTTTTAGATATAATCATTTGCAAAAAAACTCTCATAACTATCTTTTTGGCAGTTATTTTTGCATTTTTACTTATTTGGATAAAGGATTTTTTCAATGATTATTTATGATAGCGTTTTAAAACAAAAAGTTAAATTTGAGCCAATACGAGGGAATGAAGCAAATATCTATGTTTGCGGGCCTACAGTCTATGATGACGCGCATTTAGGACATGCCAAAAGCTCTATAAGTTTTGATCTTTTAAGACGCACTTTAAAAGCACTTGGCTACAAGGTCAAATTTATAAAAAACTTCACTGACATCGATGATAAAATCCTAAATAAAATGGCTGCGACCAATCAAAGCTTGGAGCAAATCACAAGCCATTATATACAAAGATACAAAGACGATATGCACGCTCTAAATGTCACTGACGCCGACATCGAGCCAAAGGCGACCGGGAGCCTTGAAGCTATCATCTCATACATAAAAAATCTGCTTGAAACGGGCTTTGCATACAGACTTGAAGATGGGATTTATTTTGATACTTCAAAAGACAAAGATTATCTAGCTTTAAGTGGGCGAAAAGATGAAAATCTCCAAGCTAGAGTAAGCTCAAATGATGGCAAAAAAGATCCAAAAGATTTTGCTTTGTGGAAATTTGATGAAAACTGGTATGAAAGCCCTTTTGGCAAAGGTCGTCCAGGCTGGCACACTGAGTGCGTGGCGATGATAAAAGAGCATTTTGAAGGCGACGACAAATACGAAATCGATATCCACGCTGGCGGGGCTGACTTGCTCTTCCCTCATCACGAAAACGAAGCCGCACAATGTAGATGTGGGCAGCACAAAAGCTTAGCAAAATACTGGATGCACAATGGCTTTGTCCAAGTAAGTGGCGAAAAAATGAGTAAAAGTCTTGGCAATTCATTTTTCATCAAAGACGCTTTAAGCCTAGCTCCTGGTGAAGCGCTGAGATTTTATCTCATGAGTAGCCATTATAGGGCAAATTTCAACTACGATATTGATGATTTGATGGCGAGCAAAAAACGCCTTGATAAAATTTATCGCCTTAAAAAAAGGCTAAGTGGAGTCAAAGCCTCTGAGGTAAATGCTAAATTTAAAGATGAAATTTTAGGCTTTATGAGTGATGATTTAAATATTTCAGCAGCTCTTAGTGTGGTCGATGAAATGGTAAATAGTGCGAATTTAAGCCTTGATAATGAGCCAAAAAACAAAGCCTTAAAAGCTCAAACTGTGGCAAATTTAGAGTTTACTTCAAGTTTGCTTGGAATTGCTTTAAAAGATGAATTTGAGTGGTTTCAATGGGGCATTGATGATGAGCTAAAAGCTAAAATTAATAGCTTAATTGAGCAAAGAAACGAAGCAAAAAAACAAAAAGATTTTGCATTAAGCGATGCATTAAGAGATGAGTTAAAATCCTTAAATATCTCTATAATGGATACGCCAAATGGCACTATGTGGGAAAAACTATGAACGGATTAAAAGAAGTTTTTAGAAGATTTGCGCCGTATTTTAGGGATTATATTTCGCAATTCGGCTTAGCAATAGCTGGTATGATAATGGCAAGCGTGGGAACGGCGGTTTCAGCTTACCTAGTCAAACCAGTCCTTGATAAAATCTTTGTCGAAAAAAACGAAGATCTGCTCTATCTTTTGCCTTATGCTATCATCGCAATTTATTTTATAAAAAGCCTTGGAACATACATGCAAGCGTATTTTACAGCTTACATAGGTCAAGATATGGTAAAGAGATTTAGGCATAAATTGCTTGATAACCTGCTTTATCTTGATATAAATTTTTTTAATAAATTTAGAACAGGCGAGCTTATCAGCCGCAACACAAACGACATCGAGCGCATAAGAAGCATAGTCTCTTCTATAATCCCAGAGCTTGCAAGAGAGACTATCACTATAATCGGGCTTTTGTGCGTTGTGATTTACCAAAGCCCTACCCTAGCGCTTTTTGCGCTAATCGTCTTTCCCGCGGCAGTTTATCCGCTCTCACGCTTAGCAAAAAAGATGAAAAAAATCTCAAAAAGCTCACAAGAAAAAACAAGCGATATAACTTCGGTTTTAAGCGAAATTTTCTCAAATATCGAAATCATTCAAGCAAATAATGCCCAAACCAAAGAGTTAAACAGATTTGAAGAGCATAACCAAAAATTCTTCAAGCTAAATTTAAAAAGCGTCAAAGTAAATCAGCTAGTAAGCCCTATGATGGAGACTCTAGGCTCCATAGGAATCGCAGTAGTCATCATAATAGGCGGAAAGCAAGTCATCGATGGAGCCATAAGCGTTGGAAGTTTTTTCTCATTTTTAACAGCTCTTTTCATGCTCTACACGCCGATAAAACGCATTTCAAGCTTGTATAACCAAATGCAAGACGCAGTCGCAGCGAGCGAGCGGACATTTGAGCTACTTGATCTAAGCCCAAGCATAGTCGGTGGAAACTTGACATTTCCTAAGACAGTAAATAGCATAACACTGCAAGATTTGCACTTTGGATATGGAGATAAAAGCGTCCTAAATGGAATAAGTTTTAGAGCAAATAAAGGTCAAATGATAGCTCTAGTCGGTGGTAGCGGTGGGGGTAAAACCAGCTTAATAAACCTAATAATGAGGTTTTACGACGCAAAAACTGGAAGCATTCTTATCAATGAAAACGATATTTGCGAGTTTAGTCTAAAAGATTTGAGAGATAATATAGGGCTTGTGACTCAAAGAGTTTATATATTTAATGATACTATCGCAAATAACGTTGCTTATAGTGGGCAAATGGACGAAACAAGAGTAAAAGAGGCTTTGAGGCTAGCAAATGCCTATGATTTTGTAGATAAGCTTGATGATGGAATCCACACTACGCTTGATGAGTTTGGGGCAAATTTAAGCGGCGGGCAAAGGCAAAGAATAGCCATAGCAAGGGCTTTATACAAAAATCCAAAAATACTAATTTTTGATGAAGCCACAAGCGCACTTGATAATGAAAGCGAAAACGCAATCACAAAAGCCATTGAAAATTTAAGCAAAGATAAGATTATTTTTGTCATTGCTCACAGACTAAGCACGGTTAAAAACGCCGACCAAATCGCAGTCTTAGATGGTGGCAAAATAGTAGGCTTTGGCAATGACGAAACGCTAGAAAACGAATGTGAAATTTATAGAAAATTAAAACTTGGAAGCTTGGCTTAAAGCCAAATTTAATGGTTATTTTAAGCTAATATTAGTTAGAATTATAGATTTTAAAGGAAGACAATGGACTACAGCGATATAAAAAAAATATTTTTCAAATTTCAACCAGAAACCATTCACCATATAGCAGAATACGGTATGAGATTTGGTATAAAACTGCCATTTGTTGCTGATTATTTGGTAGATAAATTTTGCTATATAGATACAAAATTATCTCAAAATATACTTGGCATAAACTTCTTAAATCCAGTTGGCTTGGCTGGTGGTTTTGACAAAAACGCCACTATGATAAAGCCTCTCACCGCTCTTGGATTTGGATATTTGGAGTATGGCACACTTACCCCAAAACCACAAAGCGGCAACCCAAAACCAAGACTTTTTAGACTTATCGAAGAAAAAAGCATACAAAATGCCATGGGATTTAACAACGATGGCGTAACAAAAATAAAATCTCGCGTAGAAAAACTATATCCATTTAGCATTCCACTTCTTGCAAATATCGGCAAAAACAAAGTCACACCAAATGAATCAGCATTGAGCGATTATGAAACTTTGGTGCGTGAGCTTAAGGATTTATGTGACGCTTTTGTGCTAAATTTAAGCTCACCAAATACGCCAAATTTAAGAGCATTGCAAGAAACTAGCTTTATAAACGAGCTTTTAGGTGCGTTAAAACCACTCACTTCTAAGCCAATTTTCTTAAAAATAGCTCCAGATATGCCAACTAGCAAAGCCATAGAGATCTGCAACGCAGCCGTAGCAGCTGGCGTTAGCGGAATTATTTTAAACAACACAAGCATTGATTATTCTTTAAGCCCAAAAGCTAAAGATTTTGGCGGACTTAGCGGACAGATAATCAAAGAAAAAAGTAGAGAATTTTTTAAAGCCATAGCCGATGAAATATATGGCAAAACAGTGCTTATAAGCTGCGGCGGGATAGATGACGCCAAAGAAGCTTACGAACGCATAAAAATGGGCGCAAGCTTAGTTCAAATTTACACTAGTTTTATTTTTGAAGGGCCAGGAATTTGTAAGAAAATAAACAAAGAGTTGGTTGAACTTTTGACAAATGATGGATTTAGCAATATTTGCGAAGCAATTGGCGTGGACGTGAGAAAATAATGCTACCAAAATTTAGTAAAATCACGCTAGAAAACGGCTTTGAAATATATCACACTCCACTAAATTTAGGCTCAAATGTAATTAGCATCGATCTATTTTATAAAGTCGGCAGCAGAAACGAAAAAATGGGCAAAAGTGGCATCGCTCACATGCTCGAACATCTAAATTTCAAATCCACCAAAACACGCAAGGCTGGAGAATTTGATGAAATAGTAAAGGGCTTTGGTGGTATAAATAACGCAAGCACAGGATTTGACTACACTCATTATTTTATAAAATGCTCAAATGAAAATTTAGATAAATCGCTTGAACTTTACTCTGATATAATGGAAAATTTAAAGTTAGATAATGATGAGTTTTTGCCAGAGCGAAACGTGGTTTTAGAAGAGCGTCGCTGGAGGACAGACAACAATCCAATCGGTTTTTTGTATTTTAGACTTTTTAACAACGCCTTCATCTATCATCCATATCGCTGGACTCCGATTGGGTTTTTTAAAGATATTGAGAATTGGGATATAAGCGATATAAAAGAGTTTTGGCAGACTTATTATCAGCCAAAAAACGCATTTTTGATGATAACTGGCGATATCGATGAAAAATCTGCTTTTGATATAGCTTCAAAGCATTTTAGCCATATCAAAAACACAAAAGATATTCCAGAGTTTTACTTCAAAGAACCAGTCCAAAACGGAGCAAAAGAGGTCATACTTCACAAGCAAAGCGATGTAGAAATGGTAGCAATCGCTTATAAAATCCCGCCATTTAATCACGAAGATCAAGTAGCTCTAAACGCTCTTGGCGAGTATCTAAGTAGTGGCAAAAGCTCACTATTACACAAAAAACTAATAGATGAGCTAAATTTAGTCAATCAAATTTACGCCTATCCAATGGACTGCAAAGATGATGGCGTATTTATATTCATAGCTGTTTGCAATCCAAAAATAAAAGCCAAAAAGGTCAAATCTGAGCTACTAAAACTCATAAAACAGACCAAAAAAGAGCTTGCAAACGAAGATGAGATAACAAAAATCAAAAACTCACTCAAATCAGATTTTATCTACTCACTTGATAGTGCTAGCAAATTAGCAAATTTATACGGCAGCTACATAGCTAGAGGCGATATAGAGCCACTTTTCTCACTAGAAGAAAACACAGCAAAAATTACGAGCCAAAAGCTTAAAGAGTGTGCTAAAAAATATTTTACCGATGATAATTCTACAACGATAATACTAAAAGGAACAAAATGAGTAAAAAAGCCATATTTGGAGCTATGACGGCTCTCATTACGCCATTTAAAAACGGCAAACTAGACGAAGTTGGATATGAAAAGCTTATACAAAGACAGATCAAATACGGCATAGACGCAGTTGTGCCTGTAGGAACTACTGGAGAGAGTGCTACTTTGACCCACGACGAGCATAGGGTTTGTATAGAAATAGCTGTAAATGTATGCAAAAACACAAATGTCAAAGTCCTAGCAGGAGCTGGAAGCAACGCTACTCACGAAGCAGTAGGTTTGGCTGAGTTTGCCCAATCTCATGGCGCAGATGGAGTGCTATCAGTAGCGCCATATTACAATAAACCAACTCAAGAAGGCTTATATCTTCACTATAAAGCTATAGCAAATTCAGTCGAAATACCTGTGCTTTTATATAATGTACCAGGCCGCACAGGATGCGATATAGCGCCACAAACCGTGATAAGACTATTTAATGACTGTGAAAATATTTATGGCGTCAAAGAAGCCAGTGGAAGCATAGATAGATGTGTGGATCTTCTAGCTCATGAGCCAAGACTTTATGTTTTGAGTGGCGAAGATGCTATCAACTACCCTATTTTAAGCAATGGTGGCAAAGGAGTTATCTCTGTTACTTCAAATTTGCTTCCAGACCAAACAGCTGCTCTAACTCACTTTGCACTTGACAATGAGTTTTTAAAAGCAAAAGAGATAAATGACAAACTATACAACATAAACAAAGTGATGTTTTGCGAAAGCAACCCTATACCGATAAAAGCAGCGATGTTTATAGCTGGTCTTATAGACTCTTTGGAGTATAGACTACCACTTTGCAAACCAAGCACGGACAATCTTAAAAAGATTGAAGAGATTATGAAAAGTTATGATATAAAAGGATTTTAATGAATTTTACTGATGAATTTAAAGGCAAAACTCTAGTCATAAGTGGCGGAACAAGAGGTATCGGAAGAGCCATAGTTTTAGAATTTGCTCGTGTTGGCATAAATATCGCCTTTACTTATAACTCAAACAAAGAGATGGCAGAGACTCAAGCGAGTGAGCTTGAAAAAGAATACGGCATAAAAGCTAGAGCTTATCCGCTAAACATCCTTGAGCCAGAAACCTACAAAGAGCTATTTTTAGAAATAGACAAAGATTTTGATAGGGTTGATTTTTTCATCTCAAATGCTATCATCTCTGGTCGCGCAGTAGCTGGTGGGTATACTAAATTTATGAAGCTAAAACCACGCGGCATAAACAACATCTTTACAGCGACTGTAAATGCCTTTGTTTGTGGAACTCAAGAAGCAGCTAAAAGAATGGAGCTAGTTGGTGGCGGAAGCATTATCAGCCTTAGCTCAACTGGAAATTTAGTCTATATTGAGCATTACAGTGGTCATGGTACTGCTAAAGCAGCAGTTGAAGCTATGGCAAGATATGCTGCGACTGAGCTTGGAGAGAAAAATATACGCGTAAATGTCGTAAGCGGCGGACCTATCGAAACTGACGCTCTTAGAGCATTTACAAACTATGAAGAAGTTCGCGATACTACTGCGGCTCTAAGCCCACTTGGTCGCATGGGACAGCCAACTGACCTTGCTGGAGCATGTCTATTTTTATGCAGCTCAAAAGCTAGCTGGGTGACTGGACATACATTTATCATTGATGGTGGAACTACATTTAAATGAGTTTAAATTTACCAAATGCGTTGGCTTTCATACGAATTTTGCTAGCGCCATTACTGTTTTTTTTATTGCTTCAGATAGACGGAGTATCAAATTTAGCCTACATTAGTTGGCTAAATTACTTCTGTGCTCTTATCTTTGTCATAGCTAGTATTACTGATT from Campylobacter iguaniorum includes the following:
- a CDS encoding M16 family metallopeptidase, with protein sequence MLPKFSKITLENGFEIYHTPLNLGSNVISIDLFYKVGSRNEKMGKSGIAHMLEHLNFKSTKTRKAGEFDEIVKGFGGINNASTGFDYTHYFIKCSNENLDKSLELYSDIMENLKLDNDEFLPERNVVLEERRWRTDNNPIGFLYFRLFNNAFIYHPYRWTPIGFFKDIENWDISDIKEFWQTYYQPKNAFLMITGDIDEKSAFDIASKHFSHIKNTKDIPEFYFKEPVQNGAKEVILHKQSDVEMVAIAYKIPPFNHEDQVALNALGEYLSSGKSSLLHKKLIDELNLVNQIYAYPMDCKDDGVFIFIAVCNPKIKAKKVKSELLKLIKQTKKELANEDEITKIKNSLKSDFIYSLDSASKLANLYGSYIARGDIEPLFSLEENTAKITSQKLKECAKKYFTDDNSTTIILKGTK
- the dapA gene encoding 4-hydroxy-tetrahydrodipicolinate synthase, encoding MSKKAIFGAMTALITPFKNGKLDEVGYEKLIQRQIKYGIDAVVPVGTTGESATLTHDEHRVCIEIAVNVCKNTNVKVLAGAGSNATHEAVGLAEFAQSHGADGVLSVAPYYNKPTQEGLYLHYKAIANSVEIPVLLYNVPGRTGCDIAPQTVIRLFNDCENIYGVKEASGSIDRCVDLLAHEPRLYVLSGEDAINYPILSNGGKGVISVTSNLLPDQTAALTHFALDNEFLKAKEINDKLYNINKVMFCESNPIPIKAAMFIAGLIDSLEYRLPLCKPSTDNLKKIEEIMKSYDIKGF
- the cysS gene encoding cysteine--tRNA ligase, whose protein sequence is MIIYDSVLKQKVKFEPIRGNEANIYVCGPTVYDDAHLGHAKSSISFDLLRRTLKALGYKVKFIKNFTDIDDKILNKMAATNQSLEQITSHYIQRYKDDMHALNVTDADIEPKATGSLEAIISYIKNLLETGFAYRLEDGIYFDTSKDKDYLALSGRKDENLQARVSSNDGKKDPKDFALWKFDENWYESPFGKGRPGWHTECVAMIKEHFEGDDKYEIDIHAGGADLLFPHHENEAAQCRCGQHKSLAKYWMHNGFVQVSGEKMSKSLGNSFFIKDALSLAPGEALRFYLMSSHYRANFNYDIDDLMASKKRLDKIYRLKKRLSGVKASEVNAKFKDEILGFMSDDLNISAALSVVDEMVNSANLSLDNEPKNKALKAQTVANLEFTSSLLGIALKDEFEWFQWGIDDELKAKINSLIEQRNEAKKQKDFALSDALRDELKSLNISIMDTPNGTMWEKL
- a CDS encoding redoxin domain-containing protein, with translation MLTLPKNCIVFTYPKMGKSREFLPDELKNLAGLTGCTNQCNAYQKSLNLIENLGFKLIAISSQNSDAISEFKDSLGLGFEFVSDPNFELENELNLKTFSILDGKKFYHRQTLIFKDGNLIKRFDFVASPSEDAKNVVEFLKSI
- a CDS encoding enoyl-ACP reductase, producing MNFTDEFKGKTLVISGGTRGIGRAIVLEFARVGINIAFTYNSNKEMAETQASELEKEYGIKARAYPLNILEPETYKELFLEIDKDFDRVDFFISNAIISGRAVAGGYTKFMKLKPRGINNIFTATVNAFVCGTQEAAKRMELVGGGSIISLSSTGNLVYIEHYSGHGTAKAAVEAMARYAATELGEKNIRVNVVSGGPIETDALRAFTNYEEVRDTTAALSPLGRMGQPTDLAGACLFLCSSKASWVTGHTFIIDGGTTFK
- a CDS encoding quinone-dependent dihydroorotate dehydrogenase: MDYSDIKKIFFKFQPETIHHIAEYGMRFGIKLPFVADYLVDKFCYIDTKLSQNILGINFLNPVGLAGGFDKNATMIKPLTALGFGYLEYGTLTPKPQSGNPKPRLFRLIEEKSIQNAMGFNNDGVTKIKSRVEKLYPFSIPLLANIGKNKVTPNESALSDYETLVRELKDLCDAFVLNLSSPNTPNLRALQETSFINELLGALKPLTSKPIFLKIAPDMPTSKAIEICNAAVAAGVSGIILNNTSIDYSLSPKAKDFGGLSGQIIKEKSREFFKAIADEIYGKTVLISCGGIDDAKEAYERIKMGASLVQIYTSFIFEGPGICKKINKELVELLTNDGFSNICEAIGVDVRK
- the murJ gene encoding murein biosynthesis integral membrane protein MurJ; translation: MLRHFFTNSFGILVSRVLGLLRDLLTANALGASIWSDIFFVAFKLPNLFRRLFGEGAFTQAFLPNFVKVSKKGLFLAEIFLKFSGFMLALSLVVMLFAPLVTKLLAYGFSPETITLAVPLVRINFWYLLCIFVVTLFASVLQYKNHFATTAFSTALLNIAMITALLIACNQPPNLAALYLSWGVVAGGVLQVLAHIITLKKLNLLRLLSLGLAKFSRGKRASSKGFWGNFWAGVVGSSANQLSDFISTFIASFLMVGSISYLYYANRIFQLPLALFAIALSTAIFPKISKQIKAANLANAAILLSKGFHVLFFLLLFSTIGGVILAKEIIWLIFERGAFDTSNTIETANVLKMYMLGLLPYGLYKLFSLWLYANMKQKLAAKISIYSLVLNTILSLVLFKPFGAMGLALAGSISGLFLLIYAVCIFGFRNFLDIIICKKTLITIFLAVIFAFLLIWIKDFFNDYL